Proteins from a genomic interval of Candidatus Caccoplasma merdavium:
- a CDS encoding ECF transporter S component: protein MQTSTVRLYSLPYGQAKTYGIALLFVAGNIILPQLFHLLPQGGLIWLPIYFFTLIAAYKYGWKAGLLTAVLSPVINSLLFGMPAAAALPAILLKSACLAIVAGLTAARFHKATLLLLAAVVVAYQAIGFIGEWAITGSAYLAAQDLRMGIPGMLLQVFGGYACINYIIRK, encoded by the coding sequence ATGCAAACATCAACTGTCAGACTCTATTCTCTCCCCTACGGCCAAGCCAAGACCTACGGCATCGCCCTGCTCTTCGTGGCCGGGAACATCATTCTGCCGCAACTCTTCCATCTGCTCCCGCAAGGAGGGCTCATCTGGTTGCCCATCTACTTCTTCACCCTGATAGCCGCCTATAAATACGGCTGGAAGGCCGGTCTGCTCACCGCCGTGCTTTCGCCAGTCATCAACAGCCTGCTCTTCGGCATGCCGGCCGCTGCGGCTCTGCCCGCCATACTGTTGAAATCGGCATGCCTCGCCATCGTCGCCGGACTCACGGCCGCCCGCTTCCACAAAGCCACCCTCCTGCTCCTTGCGGCGGTCGTGGTGGCTTACCAGGCCATCGGGTTCATCGGCGAATGGGCAATTACCGGCAGCGCCTACCTGGCCGCACAGGATTTGCGTATGGGCATTCCCGGCATGCTCCTGCAAGTTTTCGGCGGATACGCTTGTATTAACTATATAATTCGGAAATAA
- a CDS encoding flavodoxin family protein: protein MKNILIFSSSPRRGGNSDTLCDRFMAGSLDKGHHVEKIFLADKHINYCTGCSVCSLYGKPCPQKDDVAELVEKMIQADVIVLATPVYFYTMSGQMKTFIDRCCARYTEISNKEFYFIATAAEGEKQLLERTFDSLRGFTDCLEGAVEKGCLYGCGVWKMSDIDGTPLLDEAYRMGANV, encoded by the coding sequence ATGAAAAACATACTGATTTTCTCATCAAGCCCTCGACGGGGCGGAAACTCCGACACCCTGTGTGACCGCTTCATGGCCGGAAGCCTCGACAAAGGGCACCATGTCGAGAAAATTTTTCTCGCCGACAAACACATCAACTACTGCACCGGGTGCAGCGTATGCAGCCTCTATGGGAAACCCTGCCCGCAAAAAGACGACGTTGCAGAGCTCGTCGAGAAGATGATTCAGGCCGATGTCATCGTGCTGGCGACGCCGGTCTACTTCTACACGATGAGCGGGCAGATGAAGACATTCATCGACCGTTGCTGCGCCCGCTACACCGAAATCAGCAACAAGGAATTTTATTTCATCGCCACGGCGGCCGAGGGAGAAAAGCAACTCTTGGAACGCACGTTCGACAGCCTGCGCGGCTTCACCGACTGCCTCGAAGGAGCCGTCGAGAAAGGGTGCCTCTACGGTTGCGGCGTTTGGAAAATGAGCGACATCGACGGGACACCCCTCCTCGACGAAGCCTACCGCATGGGTGCCAACGTGTAA
- a CDS encoding twin-arginine translocase TatA/TatE family subunit, with amino-acid sequence MNTLLLIGGIGMQEILVIALIVLLLFGGKKIPELMKGIGKGVRSFKDGVNGIEKDPDNNDNAPQKPKEDDQPK; translated from the coding sequence ATGAACACATTGTTGCTAATTGGAGGTATCGGTATGCAAGAAATTCTCGTTATCGCCCTCATCGTGCTGCTGCTCTTCGGCGGCAAAAAGATTCCCGAGCTGATGAAAGGCATCGGAAAAGGCGTCCGCAGTTTCAAGGACGGAGTAAACGGCATCGAGAAAGACCCCGATAACAACGACAACGCTCCTCAAAAACCGAAAGAGGACGACCAACCGAAATGA
- the tatC gene encoding twin-arginine translocase subunit TatC, protein MSHPTTDTPQSFWEHLDDLRACLIKVVVVVIALGITAFVFKEPLFAVILGPQKNDFITYRLLDKLAGLWGETTKPFTVELINTGLARQFTAHMTAAMYAAVLCASPYILYQLFRFVSPALYVNERKYVVRAVTYSYLLFMAGVLLSYFLIFPLTFRFLGTYQVSPDVENLISLQSYMETMMTITLMMGVVFEIPILCWLFARLGILTTEFMQKYRRHAIVVILVVAAIITPTSDVFTLSIVALPIYLLYEWSIFIVKHTIKTEPKQ, encoded by the coding sequence ATGAGCCACCCGACAACAGACACGCCACAAAGTTTCTGGGAACATCTCGATGACCTGAGGGCTTGCCTCATAAAGGTGGTTGTCGTTGTCATCGCACTGGGCATCACGGCATTTGTCTTCAAAGAGCCGTTGTTTGCCGTGATTCTCGGCCCGCAGAAGAATGACTTCATTACCTATCGGCTCCTCGACAAACTGGCCGGTTTGTGGGGCGAGACGACAAAGCCTTTCACGGTAGAGCTCATCAACACCGGTCTGGCCCGGCAGTTCACGGCACACATGACGGCCGCCATGTATGCCGCGGTGCTCTGCGCATCGCCCTACATACTCTACCAACTCTTCCGGTTCGTCTCCCCTGCGCTCTATGTCAACGAACGGAAGTATGTCGTGCGTGCCGTCACATACAGCTACCTGCTCTTCATGGCCGGAGTACTGCTCAGCTACTTCCTCATCTTCCCGCTCACGTTCAGGTTCCTCGGCACATACCAGGTAAGCCCCGATGTAGAAAACCTCATCAGCCTCCAATCTTACATGGAGACGATGATGACCATCACGCTGATGATGGGTGTCGTGTTTGAAATACCCATTCTCTGCTGGCTCTTCGCCCGACTGGGTATCCTCACGACCGAGTTCATGCAGAAATACCGGCGCCATGCCATCGTGGTGATACTGGTTGTTGCCGCCATCATCACCCCGACGAGCGATGTCTTCACGCTCTCCATCGTCGCGCTTCCCATCTACCTGCTCTATGAATGGAGCATCTTTATCGTCAAACACACAATCAAAACAGAACCCAAACAATGA